Proteins encoded by one window of Lathyrus oleraceus cultivar Zhongwan6 chromosome 1, CAAS_Psat_ZW6_1.0, whole genome shotgun sequence:
- the LOC127123395 gene encoding uncharacterized protein LOC127123395, which translates to MSDDVSVNGSSCLAITEKKKNNEKQSGGCVGIFFQLFDWNRRFTKKRFFSKKLLPPAGAKQDSMNKFKGDDKMPNSKLHLIANGNNGGFSNAMEGGNCVIEVERKHEMKAPSIVARLMGLESIPASKRDHKSTKSSFFDSDDGEESLEIGVANACHDSRPQKVRKTGANERRAMTRFGAEALQIKNVLSQVRKSNHHHDNHRAKFVSPLKSPRVSSGKSASRSSRLIEAATKILEPGLQATSRSKYSLTCPRKNGIVTDTVGTRAEAIPNRSCYNVGIDKSLVEHTCKNCGNLLDVEISQPIVSDVFPGFSSESVQKGRSFNPSHENDVVLLRSREKIITLVDEDVKKNAYSCNESTSKRIHDHAKCDSSRQPPGGLEDNDYTSSFNFECKTQTRDRMLSAERMAFRFEARNSNMQVKRASSAATASTVSGSKDFVGLNRSLSGRTRIRSPTKLDSCKFDLDRKKRTLNISQVGGIASVNLVTSKQRNVGSKAQGGKRRNFEAFSPNSSNVKCRKSGYQKIDKTNDNKINKVETRSANEIKTCFQRHHSPLREDVLGAFLEQKLKELKSRENEKLANGDPPRRSTALILQELISVLNAGSGYGFHTGSINCSYDQPERFEHDVKLLDSATLFNTGKIGCKILTELDNRIHSILLSLNSFWPRLTKNKLSHMKEIIFMAELVLGNVTRQSEDLPQLLVSCILVDELENMASDAMRRNFNRSQLKGFLFDCVIEYLESNCCHNFYRVFSLWCAWTKVPLCMKGEILVEEVKSEIKKWEFIAGMEPDEIIDWEMSYSLGKWTDFNVEAFEFGVDIEDYVLQILVDELVEDFVGFRQGTF; encoded by the exons ATGAGTGATGATGTTAGTGTGAATGGTTCTTCATGTTTAGCAATAACAGAGAAGAAGAAGAACAATGAAAAACAAAGTGGTGGTTGTGTTGGTATTTTCTTTCAATTGTTTGATTGGAATAGAAGATTCACCAAAAAGAGATTTTTCTCCAAGAAACTTCTTCCTCCTG CTGGTGCAAAACAAGATTCTATGAACAAGTTTAAAGGAGATGACAAAATGCCTAATTCCAAGCTTCATTTG ATTGCTAATGGGAACAATGGAGGTTTCTCAAATGCCATGGAAGGAGGAAATTGTGTTATAGAGGTAGAGCGAAAACATGAAATGAAAGCTCCGAGTATTGTAGCTAGGTTGATGGGTCTAGAATCAATTCCGGCTTCAAAGAGAGATCATAAGTCCACGAAATCTTCATTTTTTGATAGTGATGATGGTGAAGAGTCTTTGGAAATCGGAGTTGCGAATGCATGTCATGATTCAAGGCCTCAGAAGGTAAGGAAAACCGGAGCGAATGAAAGAAGAGCCATGACTAGGTTTGGTGCCGAGGCATTGCAAATCAAGAATGTTTTGTCACAAGTGAGAAAGTCTAATCATCATCATGATAACCATCGCGCTAAATTTGTTTCGCCTTTGAAGAGTCCGAGAGTTTCTTCGGGAAAGAGTGCATCTCGAAGCTCAAGGTTGATAGAAGCAGCTACTAAGATCTTGGAACCTGGCCTGCAGGCTACAAGCAGATCCAAATACTCTCTTACTTGTCCTCGTAAGAATGGCATTGTCACGGATACGGTCGGAACTCGGGCGGAAGCTATACCCAACCGATCGTGTTATAATGTTGGCATAGACAAGTCATTGGTGGAGCATACTTGCAAAAATTGCGGTAATTTGCTTGACGTCGAGATCAGCCAACCTATTGTTTCAGATGTTTTCCCCGGCTTCTCTTCCGAATCAGTGCAAAAAGGAAGATCATTCAATCCTTCTCACGAAAACGATGTAGTTCTTCTCAGAAGTCGAGAGAAGATCATAACTCTTGTTGATGAAGATGTTAAAAAGAATGCTTATTCTTGTAATGAATCTACTTCGAAAAGAATCCACGATCATGCAAAATGTGATTCATCACGTCAACCGCCCGGAGGCTTAGAGGATAACGACTACACATCATCTTTTAACTTCGAATGCAAAACTCAAACACGAGATCGAATGTTAAGTGCTGAAAGAATGGCTTTTAGATTTGAAGCTAGAAATAGTAATATGCAAGTGAAGAGAGCTTCATCAGCTGCAACTGCAAGCACTGTGAGTGGAAGTAAAGACTTTGTTGGTTTGAATCGAAGCCTAAGTGGTCGAACTCGGATAAGGTCTCCCACCAAGTTGGACAGTTGCAAATTTGATCTTGACAGGAAAAAAAGGACCTTAAATATCTCACAAGTTGGAGGTATAGCTTCTGTCAATTTGGTTACATCGAAACAGAGAAATGTTGGTTCAAAAGCGCAAGGAGGAAAAAGGAGAAACTTCGAAGCTTTCTCTCCAAACAGTTCTAATGTCAAATGTAGAAAAAGTGGTTATCAAAAAATCGATAAAACTAACGACAATAAGATCAATAAGGTAGAGACAAGAAGTGCTAATGAGATTAAGACTTGTTTCCAAAGACATCATTCACCCTTGAGAGAAGATGTTTTAGGTGCTTTTCTAGAACAGAAGTTGAAAGAATTGAAATCCAGAGAAAATGAGAAGTTGGCTAATGGTGATCCACCTAGAAGATCAACTGCGTTGATTCTTCAAGAATTGATATCTGTTCTGAATGCAGGCTCAG GGTATGGTTTTCACACCGGGTCTATAAATTGTTCATACGATCAACCAGAACGATTTGAACACGACGTCAAACTTTTAGATTCTGCAACATTATTTAACACAGGGAAGATAGGTTGTAAGATATTGACAGAACTCGATAACCGAATTCATTCAATATTGCTAAGCTTAAATTCTTTTTGGCCAAGATTGACAAAAAACAAGCTCAGTCATATGAAGGAAATTATCTTCATGGCTGAATTGGTTCTTGGAAATGTCACCAGGCAAAGTGAGGATCTACCACAGCTTCTCGTTTCTTGCATTCTTGTTGATGAACTCGAAAACATGGCAAGTGATGCTATGCGGAGAAATTTTAACCGAAGCCAACTTAAGGGATTTCTATTTGATTGTGTAATTGAATATCTAGAATCAAACTGCTGTCATAATTTTTACAGAGTATTTAGTTTATGGTGTGCATGGACAAAGGTTCCTTTATGCATGAAAGGTGAGATTTTGGTTGAAGAGGTGAAGAGTGAGATTAAGAAGTGGGAGTTTATAGCTGGAATGGAACCGGACGAAATAATTGATTGGGAGATGAGTTACTCATTGGGAAAATGGACTGATTTCAATGTTGAAGCTTTCGAGTTTGGTGTCGATATTGAGGATTATGTGCTTCAAATTTTGGTTGATGAACTTGTTGAAGACTTTGTAGGTTTTAGGCAGGGCACTTTTTGA
- the LOC127123399 gene encoding uncharacterized protein LOC127123399: MMKSQRIPIRTYQKSTYSIKHCDFKFNISSSDSKPTTIMSNRNTVLEPLLHVLDPISLILNHNSNSDQPCPLRFTSLEDSFVMERGPNYNAYAELREKKLRLRCLMEVQEENSEIEVEPAKLATTITKQVRFQEERFEIESEKLVAPTRKNVKFQGGLAYGRRGSLEQEPKLVAPTRKEVKFQGGLASGRKGSYAVAQSVPDFSAVLRKENRKPTNILPSVMETKTPPPSKSSFYKDNNMAGSSSRGSKSESAKEKKKTIGGGSVLMGRKSYASLDELKSLSSATAIAINGESRGGRNSRVLRKTVSVHRQF, from the coding sequence ATGATGAAAAGTCAAAGAATCCCAATAAGAACTTACCAAAAAAGCACTTATTCAATCAAACACTGTGATTTCAAGTTCAACATTTCATCATCAGATTCAAAACCGACTACTATCATGTCAAATAGAAACACTGTTCTTGAACCTCTTCTTCATGTCCTTGATCCCATTTCATTGATCCTTAACCATAATTCAAATTCAGACCAACCTTGTCCTCTTAGGTTCACCTCTTTAGAAGATAGCTTCGTTATGGAGAGAGGACCGAATTATAATGCATATGCTGAATTGAGGGAAAAGAAGTTGCGGTTAAGATGTTTGATGGAAGTTCAAGAAGAGAATTCGGAGATTGAAGTTGAACCAGCGAAACTTGCCACTACAATAACGAAACAGGTTAGGTTTCAAGAAGAACGTTTTGAGATTGAATCAGAGAAACTTGTAGCACCAACAAGGAAAAATGTGAAATTTCAAGGTGGATTAGCTTATGGGAGAAGAGGGTCTTTGGAACAAGAACCAAAACTTGTAGCCCCAACAAGGAAAGAGGTTAAATTTCAAGGTGGTTTGGCTAGTGGGAGAAAAGGGTCTTATGCTGTTGCTCAATCTGTGCCTGATTTCTCTGCAGTATTGAGGAAAGAAAATAGGAAGCCGACAAATATTCTGCCTTCGGTGATGGAGACGAAGACACCACCGCCTTCGAAGAGTAGTTTCTATAAGGATAATAACATGGCAGGGTCAAGTTCGAGAGGAAGTAAGTCAGAGAGTGCAAAGGAGAAGAAGAAAACGATTGGCGGAGGCAGTGTTTTGATGGGAAGGAAGAGTTATGCTAGCTTGGATGAGCTTAAGAGTTTGTCTTCTGCTACTGCAATTGCCATCAATGGTGAAAGTAGAGGAGGAAGGAATAGTAGAGTTTTGAGGAAGACAGTTTCAGTTCACAGACAGTTTTGA
- the LOC127123381 gene encoding uncharacterized protein LOC127123381 isoform X1: MFLPFSHGAGSIFMNILYEPLLLNISCFSDFPKLLKHKTCSYAPNVTKFQKYNNAVLLAMQGNGELAGDVTNSFNHKVYINNGGELNGIPHIQTLREFPRKELFGKAVMVRFDSNILLKQEHNQKNQSDFNALFTIQYLHEAEAKVILVSDWKTNTSELHLEQVADFLSGIFQIQVVPLQGISCNKLSKVKDLQKENIYLIESLYNIKDEVANCLEFSRVLSTGVDIFVNDSFSSSHKVLASTVGVTRFCYACLAGFHFEVKLRLVKNLAETNKKPYVAIIGGGNLAEKAASFRFLASRCHGFVFVGMMSFQIMHASRVQVPIDFVDHKALPEALDIVRLARDNNVKILYPKDFWCRNKYNRKQLHVFPSHEILDGWVPIDLGPITLDEIGSLLSDCKKITWIGPVKFADGSEETNGGSKLAKILDQLSKGNCETTVVGTTACNLVTQETSSLSSINMVENASAVWEFLKGRKLPGVMAVDRAYPFEIKWNNVYSDPTQSLVVDIGSGNGLFLFEMARKRKDLNFLGLEMNEKLVLRCLDSIQQFGIKNGHFVATNATSTFRSIVSSYPGKLVLVSIQCPNPDFNKPEHRWRMLQRSLIEAVADLLSSGGKVFLQSDVEEVAMRMKEQFSRYSKNKLVMEHHGQSDYWLDENPFGVKSDWEKHVLERGAPMFRMLFSKSSEIRSEVSVSNDVIQKVG; encoded by the exons ATGTTTTTACCCTTCTCACATGGTGCTGGTTCAATCTTTATGAATATTCTCTATGAACCACTCTTGTTAAACATTTCATGTTTCTCTGACTTCCCCAAGTTGCTCAAACATAAAACATGTTCTTATGCTCCAAATGTTACCAAGTTTCAAAAATACAATAATGCTGTCTTATTGGCTATGCAAG GTAATGGAGAGTTAGCAGGTGATGTTACCAACTCATTCAACCATAAG GTTTACATTAATAATGGAGGAGAGTTGAATGGTATTCCTCATATACAAACTCTTAGAGAATTTCCTAGGAAGGAGCTTTTCGGAAAAGCTGTTATGGTTAGATTTGATTCTAACATATTGCTCAAACAAGAGCATAACCAGAAGAATCAATCAGATTTTAATGCATTGTTTACAATTCAATATTTACATGAAGCCGAAGCAAAAGTCATTCTAGTCAGTGATTGGAAAACAAATACTTCAGAACTTCACTTGGAACAAGTTGCAG ATTTCTTATCAGGAATTTTTCAAATACAAGTTGTTCCTTTACAAGGCATTTCTTGTAACAAGCTATCAAAGGTTAAAGACCTTCAGAAAGAGAATATCTATCTTATTGAGAGTCTTTATAATATCAAAGACGAAGTTGCTAATTGTTTGGAATTTTCTAGAGTATTATCGACAGGAGTTGATATCTTTGTCAATGATTCCTTCTCGAGCTCTCATAAAGTTCTAGCATCAACCGTTGGTGTTACTCGTTTCTGCTATGCTTGTTTAGCTGGTTTTCACTTTGAGGTGAAGCTTCGTCTCGTGAAAAACTTAGCAGAAACCAACAAGAAACCGTATGTAGCAATT ATTGGAGGGGGTAACCTTGCCGAGAAAGCAGCTTCCTTTCGGTTTTTAGCCTCCAGATGCCATGGTTTTGTTTTCGTTGGAATGATGTCATTTCAAATAATGCATGCATCACGAGTACAAGTTCCCATTGATTTTGTCGATCATAAAGCATTGCCAGAGGCTCTAGATATAGTGAGACTTGCTCGCGATAACAATGTGAAGATATTGTATCCAAAAGATTTTTGGTGCAGGAATAAATATAATCGAAAGCAATTGCATGTTTTTCCTTCTCATGAAATTTTGGATG GTTGGGTGCCTATTGACCTTGGACCTATAACATTGGATGAAATTGGTTCCTTGCTTTCAGATTGTAAG AAAATAACTTGGATTGGTCCAGTCAAATTTGCCGATGGAAGTGAAGAAACAAATGGAGGATCTAAATTGGCGAAAATTCTTGATCAACTAAGCAAAGGAAACTGTGAAACAACTGTTGTTGGGACTACAGCATGCAATCTTGTGACACAAGAAACAAGTTCACTATCATCTATAAACATGGTTGAGAATGCTTCAGCAGTATGGGAGTTTCTCAAAGGAAGAAAACTCCCCGGTGTTATGGCTGTCGATAGA GCATACCCTTTTGAAATCAAGTGGAACAACGTTTACTCCGACCCAACTCAATCTCTTGTGGTTGATATCGGAAGTG GCAATGGACTTTTTCTTTTTGAAATGGCTAGAAAGAGGAAAGATTTGAACTTTCTCGGTTTGGAAATGAACGAAAAG CTTGTTTTGCGCTGTCTTGATTCTATTCAACAGTTTGGCATAAAGAATGG ACATTTCGTTGCTACAAATGCAACATCGACATTTCGTTCAATTGTTTCTTCTTACCCTGGAAAGTTAGTTCTTGTATCAATACAG TGTCCGAATCCTGATTTCAATAAACCAGAACATAGATGGAGAATGTTGCAAAGATCTTTAATCGAAGCAGTGGCAGACCTTCTATCATCTGGTGGAAAG GTCTTTTTGCAATCTGATGTAGAAGAAGTAGCAATGAGAATGAAAGAACAGTTTTCAAGATATAGCAAGAATAAGCTTGTTATGGAGCATCATGGCCAAAGTGATTATTGGCTTGATGAAAATCCATTTGGAGTTAAATCAGATTGGGAAAAACATGTTTTAGAGCGCGGAGCGCCTATGTTTCGAATGCTGTTTTCTAAATCATCTGAGATAAGAAGTGAAGTTTCAGTTTCAAATGATGTGATTCAGAAAGTTGGTTAA
- the LOC127123381 gene encoding uncharacterized protein LOC127123381 isoform X2 encodes MVRFDSNILLKQEHNQKNQSDFNALFTIQYLHEAEAKVILVSDWKTNTSELHLEQVADFLSGIFQIQVVPLQGISCNKLSKVKDLQKENIYLIESLYNIKDEVANCLEFSRVLSTGVDIFVNDSFSSSHKVLASTVGVTRFCYACLAGFHFEVKLRLVKNLAETNKKPYVAIIGGGNLAEKAASFRFLASRCHGFVFVGMMSFQIMHASRVQVPIDFVDHKALPEALDIVRLARDNNVKILYPKDFWCRNKYNRKQLHVFPSHEILDGWVPIDLGPITLDEIGSLLSDCKKITWIGPVKFADGSEETNGGSKLAKILDQLSKGNCETTVVGTTACNLVTQETSSLSSINMVENASAVWEFLKGRKLPGVMAVDRAYPFEIKWNNVYSDPTQSLVVDIGSGNGLFLFEMARKRKDLNFLGLEMNEKLVLRCLDSIQQFGIKNGHFVATNATSTFRSIVSSYPGKLVLVSIQCPNPDFNKPEHRWRMLQRSLIEAVADLLSSGGKVFLQSDVEEVAMRMKEQFSRYSKNKLVMEHHGQSDYWLDENPFGVKSDWEKHVLERGAPMFRMLFSKSSEIRSEVSVSNDVIQKVG; translated from the exons ATGGTTAGATTTGATTCTAACATATTGCTCAAACAAGAGCATAACCAGAAGAATCAATCAGATTTTAATGCATTGTTTACAATTCAATATTTACATGAAGCCGAAGCAAAAGTCATTCTAGTCAGTGATTGGAAAACAAATACTTCAGAACTTCACTTGGAACAAGTTGCAG ATTTCTTATCAGGAATTTTTCAAATACAAGTTGTTCCTTTACAAGGCATTTCTTGTAACAAGCTATCAAAGGTTAAAGACCTTCAGAAAGAGAATATCTATCTTATTGAGAGTCTTTATAATATCAAAGACGAAGTTGCTAATTGTTTGGAATTTTCTAGAGTATTATCGACAGGAGTTGATATCTTTGTCAATGATTCCTTCTCGAGCTCTCATAAAGTTCTAGCATCAACCGTTGGTGTTACTCGTTTCTGCTATGCTTGTTTAGCTGGTTTTCACTTTGAGGTGAAGCTTCGTCTCGTGAAAAACTTAGCAGAAACCAACAAGAAACCGTATGTAGCAATT ATTGGAGGGGGTAACCTTGCCGAGAAAGCAGCTTCCTTTCGGTTTTTAGCCTCCAGATGCCATGGTTTTGTTTTCGTTGGAATGATGTCATTTCAAATAATGCATGCATCACGAGTACAAGTTCCCATTGATTTTGTCGATCATAAAGCATTGCCAGAGGCTCTAGATATAGTGAGACTTGCTCGCGATAACAATGTGAAGATATTGTATCCAAAAGATTTTTGGTGCAGGAATAAATATAATCGAAAGCAATTGCATGTTTTTCCTTCTCATGAAATTTTGGATG GTTGGGTGCCTATTGACCTTGGACCTATAACATTGGATGAAATTGGTTCCTTGCTTTCAGATTGTAAG AAAATAACTTGGATTGGTCCAGTCAAATTTGCCGATGGAAGTGAAGAAACAAATGGAGGATCTAAATTGGCGAAAATTCTTGATCAACTAAGCAAAGGAAACTGTGAAACAACTGTTGTTGGGACTACAGCATGCAATCTTGTGACACAAGAAACAAGTTCACTATCATCTATAAACATGGTTGAGAATGCTTCAGCAGTATGGGAGTTTCTCAAAGGAAGAAAACTCCCCGGTGTTATGGCTGTCGATAGA GCATACCCTTTTGAAATCAAGTGGAACAACGTTTACTCCGACCCAACTCAATCTCTTGTGGTTGATATCGGAAGTG GCAATGGACTTTTTCTTTTTGAAATGGCTAGAAAGAGGAAAGATTTGAACTTTCTCGGTTTGGAAATGAACGAAAAG CTTGTTTTGCGCTGTCTTGATTCTATTCAACAGTTTGGCATAAAGAATGG ACATTTCGTTGCTACAAATGCAACATCGACATTTCGTTCAATTGTTTCTTCTTACCCTGGAAAGTTAGTTCTTGTATCAATACAG TGTCCGAATCCTGATTTCAATAAACCAGAACATAGATGGAGAATGTTGCAAAGATCTTTAATCGAAGCAGTGGCAGACCTTCTATCATCTGGTGGAAAG GTCTTTTTGCAATCTGATGTAGAAGAAGTAGCAATGAGAATGAAAGAACAGTTTTCAAGATATAGCAAGAATAAGCTTGTTATGGAGCATCATGGCCAAAGTGATTATTGGCTTGATGAAAATCCATTTGGAGTTAAATCAGATTGGGAAAAACATGTTTTAGAGCGCGGAGCGCCTATGTTTCGAATGCTGTTTTCTAAATCATCTGAGATAAGAAGTGAAGTTTCAGTTTCAAATGATGTGATTCAGAAAGTTGGTTAA